In Arachis hypogaea cultivar Tifrunner chromosome 2, arahy.Tifrunner.gnm2.J5K5, whole genome shotgun sequence, a genomic segment contains:
- the LOC112751777 gene encoding cyclin-U2-1 has translation MAYSSSSSLIISPRKLRYDLYSYSYQEDSNTPLVINVLASLIERSMARTQRIVKNYGSSSSYASPPSSSTFILSSKSKNTNIFDCREIPDMTIQSYLERIFRYTRAGPSVYVVAYVYIDRFCQNNPSFRINARNVHRLLITTIMMASKYVEDMNYRNSYFARVGGLTTNELNKLEVEFLFLMGFKLHVNVSVFESYCCHLEREVSIGGGYHIERTLRCAEQIKASQHTDDERGYTQIARVML, from the exons atggcttattcttcttcttcttctttgataatttcaCCAAGGAAATTGCGCTATGACTTGTACTCTTATTCATACCAAGAAGATTCCAACACCCCATTAGTGATCAATGTTCTTGCTTCACTCATTGAGAGAAGCATGGCAAGGACACAAAGAATTGTGAAGAACTATGGCAGTTCTTCTTCTTATGcgtctcctccttcttcttcgacTTTTATTTTGTCGTCGAAATCGAAGAACACAAACATATTTGATTGCAGAGAGATCCCTGACATGACAATCCAATCCTATTTGGAGAGGATCTTTAGGTACACAAGGGCAGGACCCTCTGTTTATGTTGTTGCATATGTTTATATTGATAGATTTTGTCAGAACAACCCTAGCTTTAGGATCAATGCAAGGAATGTTCATAGGCTCCTCATAACGACTATCATGATGGCTTCCAAGTATGTGGAGGACAT GAACTATAGGAATTCATATTTTGCAAGAGTGGGTGGATTGACAACAAATGAATTGAATAAATTGGAGGTAGAGTTCTTGTTCTTGATGGGGTTCAAATTGCATGTGAATGTGAGTGTGTTTGAGAGCTATTGTTGCCATTTAGAGAGAGAAGTTAGCATTGGAGGAGGGTACCACATCGAAAGAACACTGAGATGTGCTGAACAAATCAAAGCAAGTCAGCATACAGATGATGAAAGGGGCTACACTCAAATTGCACGTGTTATGTTgtag